A part of Nitrospirota bacterium genomic DNA contains:
- a CDS encoding acyl carrier protein, translated as MKEQIREFIIKTFMSGEGSIKDDENLFDSGIIDSLGLIKLLAFIGEKLKISVDMSDVTMDKFSSVNNIMKTLESKMHN; from the coding sequence ATGAAAGAACAAATCAGGGAATTTATCATTAAAACCTTTATGTCCGGCGAAGGGAGCATAAAGGATGATGAGAATCTGTTTGATTCCGGCATAATAGACTCACTCGGACTTATTAAACTGCTCGCATTTATCGGAGAGAAATTAAAGATATCTGTAGATATGAGCGACGTCACAATGGATAAGTTCAGCAGTGTCAACAACATAATGAAAACATTAGAAAGCAAAATGCATAATTAA
- a CDS encoding cobalamin B12-binding domain-containing protein, translating to MNQYDIIFIHPPSIFDFRDRDDILFAFLSSSSIAVSPVYEMYPLGLKTIETFLAQQGKKAIIINLADMMLKNPGLDVEAFLKTLKAGMFGIDLHWLAHAQGSLAVAKMLKKYHPDTPVILGGISASYFYSELMEYPQVDFIIRGVDTPYLIDKLLNQLSRGEYHDIMNLCWRDKSKKIIINNFSNAVSYNNIIDWTHSSKGINYFMVFSGAGCEYNCTFCSGSKYSMHKHMGVNNGFAVKEIPAFLRELESIKEYSSKNSTVITLHHWFEDINLLEKVLNTFKMSNIKTIHFTIFQLLSKNHIKLMSAYNIRPFFEISIQSGSEKIRRMCGNPPYSNKELEEWLDYLFAQNKKSIIGIFLMIGLPEQGEADVMEDIKYAGHLMKKYENFDLNVYMSPMRPFLDPGSIIYDNPENFGYTIFFNTFKDYEKALMVPHWKDSLNYETRWISKKQLVDISYKATRELIAVKQKSNKLPPVISDAMTEKIDSTVRLLNIIEKYDRGSLPHDVRRKILEYNNMIFKGSPSQQSPFNFSIHKYWHES from the coding sequence ATGAATCAATATGACATAATCTTTATTCATCCGCCGAGCATCTTTGATTTCAGGGACCGGGATGACATATTATTCGCTTTCCTGAGCAGTTCAAGCATAGCTGTCTCCCCTGTTTATGAGATGTATCCGCTCGGTTTAAAAACAATTGAAACATTTTTGGCACAGCAGGGCAAAAAAGCAATAATAATTAATTTAGCTGATATGATGCTTAAAAATCCCGGATTGGATGTTGAAGCATTCTTAAAGACGCTTAAAGCCGGAATGTTCGGGATTGACCTGCACTGGCTTGCGCATGCTCAGGGCTCGCTTGCTGTTGCAAAAATGCTTAAGAAATATCATCCTGACACCCCGGTTATTTTAGGCGGTATTTCTGCAAGTTATTTTTACAGCGAACTCATGGAATATCCTCAGGTGGATTTCATAATTCGGGGCGTAGACACGCCGTATCTGATTGACAAGCTGTTAAATCAGCTTAGCCGCGGAGAATATCATGATATTATGAATCTCTGCTGGAGAGATAAAAGCAAAAAAATAATTATTAATAATTTTTCCAATGCCGTCAGTTACAACAACATTATTGACTGGACACATTCCAGTAAAGGCATCAACTACTTCATGGTGTTTTCAGGCGCAGGATGCGAATATAACTGCACTTTTTGCAGCGGCTCAAAATATTCCATGCATAAGCATATGGGGGTAAATAATGGTTTTGCAGTCAAAGAAATTCCGGCTTTTCTAAGAGAACTTGAGTCTATCAAAGAATACAGCTCTAAAAATTCAACAGTAATAACCCTTCATCACTGGTTTGAAGACATAAACCTTCTTGAAAAAGTACTGAATACCTTTAAGATGAGCAATATCAAAACAATTCACTTCACTATATTTCAACTGCTGTCAAAAAACCACATTAAATTAATGTCAGCCTACAATATCAGGCCGTTTTTTGAAATCAGCATACAGTCAGGCTCGGAAAAAATCAGGCGGATGTGCGGCAACCCTCCATATTCAAATAAAGAGCTTGAAGAATGGCTTGACTATCTGTTTGCACAGAACAAAAAATCCATTATTGGTATTTTCCTTATGATCGGACTGCCCGAGCAGGGTGAAGCAGATGTCATGGAAGATATTAAATACGCTGGGCATTTAATGAAAAAATATGAGAATTTTGATCTGAATGTTTATATGTCGCCCATGAGGCCCTTTCTGGATCCCGGATCAATAATTTACGATAATCCTGAAAATTTCGGCTATACAATATTTTTCAATACATTTAAGGACTATGAAAAGGCTTTGATGGTGCCCCATTGGAAAGACAGTCTTAATTACGAGACAAGATGGATATCAAAAAAACAACTGGTTGATATAAGCTATAAAGCCACCCGGGAATTAATCGCGGTCAAACAGAAGTCAAACAAACTGCCGCCGGTAATATCCGATGCAATGACAGAGAAGATTGACTCTACGGTCCGCCTTCTGAATATTATTGAAAAATATGACAGGGGCTCCCTGCCCCATGATGTCCGCAGGAAAATCCTTGAATACAACAATATGATATTCAAAGGGAGTCCTTCCCAGCAAAGCCCTTTTAATTTCAGTATTCATAAATACTGGCATGAATCATAA
- a CDS encoding MBOAT family protein: MMQITYSLVFIVISVLIYWLLLPVKWRNIFLLAVSLFFMSLFSIKYTLYLFLNVLLVYLAGTYIKRSEENRKSLLISALALLIGNLLFFKYVDLLFNTVFKSGAPFSVLPATTFSKILMPVGMSYILFRLIHYIVEIYRKTLPEHSFSDLALYVFFFPTFLAGPVDRFQNVQPQTAQNKSFDPSDINYGLLRIISGMIKKFVVADSLKPFIMPVLSSPHEYSWGIVMLSVYGIAIQIYMDFSGYTDMALGTARLFGYKIIENFNYPYFKKNIALYWRNWHMSVYSFIRDYFFFPFFGYKATQAKIYAGMFLTMVVFCLWHGGSLHFLILGVYHGTGLVVWQCFQEIKNRHKRLKKVVDSKYLDPASIFLTFNFVSLGHVIFAFEMDAATSIFKRIFLPS; this comes from the coding sequence ATGATGCAAATAACCTATTCTCTGGTTTTCATTGTTATCAGTGTTCTTATTTACTGGCTCCTTCTGCCGGTAAAATGGCGCAATATCTTTCTGCTTGCAGTAAGCCTCTTTTTTATGTCCTTATTCAGCATAAAGTATACCCTGTATCTTTTTCTCAATGTCCTGCTTGTTTATCTTGCGGGAACATACATAAAGAGGAGTGAAGAAAACAGAAAATCGCTCCTCATATCCGCGCTGGCGCTTTTAATCGGAAATCTCTTGTTTTTCAAATATGTCGATTTACTGTTCAATACTGTGTTTAAATCCGGCGCGCCATTTTCAGTACTGCCCGCAACAACATTTTCAAAGATTCTTATGCCCGTGGGGATGTCTTATATCCTTTTCAGGTTAATACATTATATTGTGGAAATCTACAGAAAAACCCTGCCGGAGCATTCGTTCAGTGATTTAGCGCTGTATGTCTTTTTCTTTCCCACATTTTTAGCCGGTCCTGTTGACAGATTTCAAAATGTCCAGCCTCAAACCGCCCAAAATAAATCTTTTGACCCTTCGGATATCAACTATGGTTTGCTGCGCATCATTTCAGGAATGATTAAAAAGTTTGTCGTTGCAGATTCCCTAAAGCCGTTCATAATGCCCGTGCTCTCCTCTCCTCATGAATATTCCTGGGGTATAGTAATGCTTTCCGTCTACGGCATCGCAATTCAGATTTACATGGATTTCTCAGGCTACACAGATATGGCGCTCGGAACGGCAAGGCTGTTCGGCTATAAGATTATAGAAAATTTTAATTATCCATATTTTAAAAAGAACATTGCACTATACTGGCGGAACTGGCATATGTCCGTATATAGTTTTATAAGAGATTATTTCTTTTTTCCCTTTTTCGGATACAAAGCGACACAGGCAAAGATTTATGCCGGGATGTTTCTGACAATGGTAGTATTCTGCCTGTGGCACGGCGGCAGTCTGCATTTTTTGATTCTGGGCGTTTATCACGGCACAGGACTGGTGGTATGGCAATGTTTTCAGGAGATAAAAAACAGGCATAAACGGCTCAAGAAAGTCGTTGACAGTAAATATTTAGATCCTGCCTCAATTTTCCTGACATTCAATTTCGTCAGTCTCGGCCATGTAATTTTCGCCTTTGAAATGGATGCCGCAACCAGCATATTCAAGAGGATATTTTTGCCGTCATGA
- a CDS encoding AMP-binding protein, which produces MTLVEMLEGNAKAFPSKTAVIYRDAGITYGELNTAVNRLAHTLISLGIRKGDRVGFMLPRTPALVISFLSIAKAQGIAAPINFELFEDKIRSILIRIAPKCLIVHKQFLELAQKSIPEDSKILLILADETGGECYFSFDGMPHRGSLDNLPLTADGNDVVYLNYTSGSTGSAKGAVTTHSNIYWNTAASIKALHLTPDDIHLCMFAPFAHPHEIFARPLYLGGTIVMVDKIYPKSIAEAISKHRVTCMMGLAPLYETLLEMLEHKSYDISSLRIPESGGMFTKTELIERFRQKTGVPILPVWGSTETTGIAIANTPGEPIEHGSAGKACISYEIKIVDEHGEELPDGDIGEMIFKGPAVVSGYYEDSINTAMCLKNGWYYSGDLGRKDGAGNYYFVDRKSGMMKIAGLKVYPLEIELTLMEHPDIKEAAVISVNDKLRGEIPKAFIVAKNGKKLTADEIVDFCKERLPNYKLPRLVQIQESLPKIGSGKINKRILQMEEV; this is translated from the coding sequence ATGACACTTGTTGAAATGCTTGAGGGGAACGCAAAAGCGTTCCCCTCAAAAACTGCTGTTATCTACCGCGACGCCGGCATTACTTATGGGGAACTAAACACAGCCGTCAACAGGCTGGCGCATACCCTGATTAGCTTAGGGATAAGAAAAGGCGACAGGGTCGGATTCATGCTCCCGAGAACCCCCGCGCTTGTAATTAGTTTCCTCTCCATTGCAAAGGCGCAGGGGATAGCGGCGCCGATAAACTTTGAACTGTTTGAAGACAAAATCAGGAGTATTTTAATCAGGATTGCGCCCAAATGCCTGATTGTTCATAAGCAGTTTTTAGAACTCGCTCAAAAATCCATCCCTGAAGACTCAAAAATCCTGCTTATACTTGCCGATGAAACCGGAGGAGAATGCTATTTCTCATTTGACGGAATGCCGCACAGAGGAAGCCTTGATAATCTGCCGCTTACGGCTGATGGGAATGATGTCGTTTATCTTAACTATACATCCGGCTCCACAGGCAGCGCCAAAGGAGCTGTTACTACACATTCAAATATTTACTGGAATACTGCCGCTTCAATTAAGGCCCTGCATTTAACGCCCGACGATATCCATCTCTGCATGTTTGCCCCGTTTGCTCATCCGCATGAGATTTTTGCCAGACCGTTATACTTAGGCGGGACCATAGTAATGGTGGATAAGATTTACCCTAAATCCATTGCAGAGGCAATATCAAAACACAGGGTAACATGCATGATGGGATTAGCTCCTCTCTATGAGACACTGCTTGAGATGCTTGAGCACAAATCTTACGACATCAGCTCCCTGAGGATACCTGAAAGCGGCGGGATGTTCACAAAGACAGAACTGATTGAGAGATTCCGGCAAAAAACCGGCGTGCCGATCCTGCCTGTGTGGGGAAGCACGGAAACAACAGGAATTGCCATTGCCAATACTCCGGGAGAACCAATAGAACACGGCTCGGCAGGAAAGGCCTGCATATCTTACGAGATAAAAATCGTTGACGAACACGGCGAAGAATTGCCGGATGGCGATATTGGCGAAATGATATTCAAAGGACCTGCAGTTGTCAGCGGGTATTATGAAGATTCAATAAATACCGCCATGTGTCTTAAAAACGGCTGGTATTACAGCGGAGATTTAGGCAGGAAAGACGGCGCCGGCAATTATTATTTCGTTGACAGAAAATCAGGGATGATGAAAATTGCGGGACTAAAGGTCTATCCACTGGAGATTGAACTCACCCTGATGGAACACCCTGACATCAAAGAGGCTGCTGTAATATCCGTTAATGACAAACTGCGGGGAGAAATACCCAAGGCCTTCATAGTGGCAAAAAACGGAAAAAAGCTGACTGCAGATGAAATCGTTGATTTCTGCAAAGAGCGTCTGCCTAATTATAAATTGCCGCGGCTTGTGCAAATACAGGAATCTCTTCCCAAAATCGGGAGTGGAAAGATAAATAAAAGAATATTACAGATGGAGGAAGTATAA
- a CDS encoding alcohol dehydrogenase catalytic domain-containing protein — translation MLIRVKSCGICGSDTHLYETDKDGYIIFSGLTKLPCTAGHEFSGIVEKTGSRVTTLKAGDKVAVESIMWCGVCRPCRSGSPNQCINIELMGLSADGALAEYAAVKEKYCWKINELTRLYPGDMVFDIGALIEPVGCAYNGIFIAGGGFNPGAVVVVYGTGPIGLGAIALSRIAGASKIIAFDKINERLNIAKNMGADFVFNVDKLHGCKPSDKVMELTDRWGAEVQVEAAGAAPATIPEMEKSMSVNGKIIYLGRAAASTPMYLDVMVSGANKIIGARGHSGYGVFPSIIKLIASGRLRLEKMITTRYPFKKVLTALKASTKRTDGKILVKI, via the coding sequence GTGCTTATTAGAGTCAAGTCCTGCGGCATCTGCGGCTCTGACACCCACCTTTATGAGACCGATAAGGATGGGTATATAATCTTTTCCGGTCTTACTAAACTCCCCTGCACTGCCGGTCATGAATTCTCAGGAATAGTTGAAAAAACCGGCAGCAGAGTAACTACGCTTAAGGCAGGCGACAAGGTCGCAGTTGAAAGCATTATGTGGTGCGGCGTCTGCCGGCCCTGCAGAAGCGGCTCCCCGAATCAATGTATTAATATTGAGCTGATGGGATTAAGCGCTGACGGAGCGCTTGCTGAATATGCGGCTGTTAAAGAAAAGTATTGCTGGAAAATAAACGAACTGACAAGATTATATCCCGGCGACATGGTCTTTGACATCGGCGCGCTCATAGAGCCTGTCGGATGCGCATATAACGGCATCTTTATTGCCGGAGGCGGATTTAATCCGGGCGCTGTTGTTGTGGTCTACGGAACAGGGCCTATCGGGCTTGGGGCCATCGCCCTTTCCAGAATAGCCGGCGCAAGTAAAATCATTGCTTTTGACAAAATTAATGAACGGCTGAATATTGCTAAAAACATGGGCGCCGATTTTGTATTTAATGTAGATAAACTTCATGGATGTAAACCATCGGATAAAGTTATGGAGCTTACAGACAGATGGGGAGCTGAGGTGCAGGTTGAGGCCGCAGGCGCTGCGCCCGCTACAATTCCTGAGATGGAGAAATCCATGTCTGTAAATGGTAAAATAATATATCTGGGAAGGGCGGCAGCGTCAACGCCCATGTATCTGGATGTCATGGTTTCAGGCGCCAACAAGATTATCGGCGCAAGAGGACATTCGGGCTATGGAGTTTTTCCATCCATCATAAAACTCATAGCATCAGGCCGGCTCAGACTTGAGAAAATGATTACAACAAGGTATCCTTTTAAGAAAGTCTTAACCGCGCTTAAGGCGTCAACAAAAAGGACTGACGGAAAGATTCTTGTAAAAATCTGA
- a CDS encoding polysaccharide biosynthesis tyrosine autokinase, protein MELRKYWEIILRRKWIIISTFLVIFLTSAIGANVATKIYEGKARVLVETPPALSSLLSNLGVPQSALPQQQDPTTYTYDTEIALTSIRPLVEKLITNLNLKNHSGETLKYEESDFSIMDLIFPQPYIDIEQYEESALLKITGGSTNREEAAKIANELANLYIEDTIQRARESYKTARLFIENKIRNVKDEYYNSLLEKKEFMLKEGTVDLLEETKDLLDYILTLKNDYKNNEFAIAQANESINLIEKKIAGKTPVSSALVNSMQTQLNNLLVDIAAKKIELTEEHPDVIQLNKQIDTIRSLLKEKIEVTISEKDISIAPVYEELLRNLKDAYITKATGTIKREQLQKFIDKAQTELMKIPYKSTRYAELGLSLTVNQDIYKNLLEYQNQVGIAESMTLSNIRLVEPAVVPDAKKQYFPPKILIYVLGVFLGAFWAFFLGFFIDYIDHTIKGPEDLKDYKLTFLGSIPIFKKGKHLVSMTDPNDPVYEAYHKVLTNINFASLEKPNKKLLITSLHPLAGCSTTIANLGILLAREGKKALLVDADLRRPNLHTLFGLSNAAGLTDLVLENASIDRVIQSSGINGLDILTAGPTPPDSGILIKSDKMSGVIKQLEGKYDMLLFHAAPLLLKNDALQLMKNLDDMIILLKNKSTTHPSIVKADELLKNANISPAGVVLNCV, encoded by the coding sequence ATGGAACTTAGAAAATACTGGGAAATTATTTTAAGAAGAAAGTGGATAATTATCAGCACTTTCTTAGTCATTTTCCTTACATCTGCGATAGGCGCCAATGTCGCTACAAAGATTTATGAGGGAAAGGCAAGGGTGCTTGTTGAAACCCCCCCTGCCCTCTCATCTCTTTTGTCTAATTTAGGCGTGCCCCAGAGCGCCCTGCCGCAGCAGCAGGATCCAACAACTTACACCTATGATACAGAAATTGCCCTAACATCAATCAGGCCCCTCGTTGAAAAACTTATCACCAACTTAAACCTCAAAAACCATTCAGGAGAAACATTAAAATATGAAGAAAGTGATTTTTCCATAATGGACCTTATTTTCCCTCAGCCTTATATAGATATAGAACAATATGAAGAGTCAGCTCTTCTGAAAATCACCGGCGGCTCCACCAACCGTGAAGAGGCTGCCAAGATAGCCAATGAACTGGCTAACCTCTATATAGAAGATACCATTCAGAGAGCGCGGGAAAGCTACAAAACCGCCCGTTTGTTCATAGAAAACAAAATAAGGAATGTTAAAGATGAATATTATAATTCTCTTTTGGAAAAGAAAGAATTCATGCTTAAAGAAGGAACCGTGGACCTCTTGGAGGAAACCAAGGACCTTCTTGATTATATATTAACCCTGAAAAATGACTATAAAAATAATGAGTTTGCCATAGCACAGGCTAATGAAAGCATTAATCTGATAGAAAAAAAGATTGCGGGGAAGACGCCTGTTTCCAGCGCCCTTGTAAACAGCATGCAAACGCAGTTAAATAATTTATTGGTTGATATTGCAGCTAAAAAAATTGAGCTTACAGAGGAGCACCCTGATGTAATACAGCTCAATAAACAAATTGATACCATTAGAAGTTTACTGAAAGAAAAAATAGAGGTCACTATAAGCGAAAAGGACATCTCCATTGCGCCGGTATATGAAGAATTGCTCAGAAACCTGAAAGACGCGTACATTACCAAAGCAACGGGAACAATAAAAAGAGAGCAATTACAGAAATTTATTGACAAGGCTCAGACCGAACTGATGAAGATTCCTTATAAGAGCACGCGTTACGCAGAGCTGGGTCTTTCACTGACTGTCAATCAGGATATCTATAAAAACCTTCTGGAATATCAGAACCAGGTGGGTATTGCAGAATCCATGACACTTTCCAATATCAGACTGGTTGAACCTGCGGTTGTACCGGATGCTAAAAAACAATATTTCCCGCCAAAGATATTGATTTATGTGCTTGGGGTATTTCTCGGCGCTTTCTGGGCATTTTTCCTTGGTTTCTTTATAGATTATATAGACCATACAATCAAAGGGCCCGAAGACTTAAAAGATTACAAACTTACATTCTTAGGTTCAATTCCCATATTTAAAAAGGGCAAACATTTGGTCTCAATGACAGACCCCAACGACCCGGTATACGAAGCCTATCATAAGGTGCTTACCAATATCAATTTTGCATCTCTTGAGAAGCCGAATAAAAAACTATTAATAACCAGCCTTCATCCGCTTGCGGGGTGTTCAACAACCATAGCCAATCTCGGCATTCTGCTGGCCCGTGAAGGCAAAAAAGCGCTTCTTGTTGACGCTGACTTGAGGAGGCCTAATCTTCACACATTATTCGGACTTTCAAACGCAGCGGGGCTGACTGATTTGGTATTGGAAAATGCCTCAATAGACAGGGTAATTCAAAGCTCAGGGATTAACGGGCTGGATATTTTAACTGCCGGACCGACACCGCCTGACTCGGGAATACTTATTAAATCAGATAAAATGAGCGGCGTCATTAAACAGCTTGAGGGCAAATACGACATGCTTTTATTTCATGCCGCCCCTCTCCTGCTTAAAAACGACGCCTTGCAGTTAATGAAAAATTTAGATGATATGATTATTCTGCTAAAAAATAAATCCACTACACATCCTTCCATCGTAAAAGCAGATGAACTGCTGAAGAATGCAAATATTAGTCCGGCAGGGGTCGTCTTAAATTGTGTATGA
- a CDS encoding cobalamin B12-binding domain-containing protein — protein sequence MNVLLIQSHLGRRKHAPIFPIGLSYIATALSGKHKVKILDLNMWEMPAAFENMEKEILNFMPDVIGISIRNIDSTARTDIFYHFKTIKPTVELIKKIKPDVKLIVGGAGFSLFAQKIMERVTEFDFGIYLEGEESAAELLDNLDAPETVKGIYIRKEGSAKFTGFREPVDFAKIPAPKRDSAFIDINNYIGPVESAIGLQAKRGCILKCAYCNYPFLTGNRLRLRPAEDVVDEIEYLSSLGVRRFCFVDNIFNIPKSHAKEICEEIIKRGLKVEWSAWYEVKNATEDLIHLAKKAGCIHFGFSPDALTDKALSYLNKGITTEDIKNSINIFRKIDRIRVGYNFFLMLPGMNLMDVFKTAFMFFKVPILLFGKGGAGLGWIRIEPHTEIHRKAVEEGLVREDNDLFPENETELKNLFYAKPFFKPLDSFIIFFIKFFDWYLKPALKFLIKGPARKKR from the coding sequence ATGAATGTTTTACTGATACAATCGCATCTGGGCAGAAGAAAACATGCGCCTATTTTTCCGATTGGTTTAAGTTACATCGCTACTGCCCTGAGCGGAAAACACAAGGTTAAGATACTGGACCTTAACATGTGGGAAATGCCTGCCGCGTTTGAAAATATGGAAAAGGAAATTTTGAATTTTATGCCTGACGTTATCGGGATATCAATAAGGAATATTGACAGCACCGCAAGGACGGACATTTTTTACCATTTTAAGACAATAAAACCGACTGTAGAGCTGATAAAAAAAATCAAACCGGACGTTAAGCTGATTGTCGGCGGGGCAGGCTTCTCCCTGTTTGCACAGAAAATCATGGAGCGCGTGACTGAATTTGATTTTGGAATCTATCTGGAGGGCGAGGAATCCGCCGCAGAGCTTTTAGATAATCTTGATGCCCCCGAAACCGTTAAGGGCATATATATTCGCAAAGAGGGTTCGGCAAAATTTACCGGTTTCAGGGAGCCGGTGGATTTTGCCAAAATACCTGCTCCTAAAAGGGACTCTGCATTTATTGACATCAATAATTATATAGGTCCGGTGGAATCAGCCATAGGCCTTCAGGCAAAGCGGGGATGTATTTTGAAATGCGCATACTGCAATTACCCTTTTTTAACCGGAAACAGACTGCGCCTGCGTCCGGCAGAGGATGTCGTAGATGAAATAGAATATTTGAGCAGTCTGGGAGTCAGACGATTCTGCTTTGTTGACAATATCTTTAATATTCCCAAATCACATGCCAAAGAAATATGCGAAGAAATAATCAAAAGAGGTTTAAAGGTTGAGTGGAGCGCATGGTATGAAGTTAAAAATGCAACCGAAGACCTGATACATCTTGCTAAAAAAGCCGGGTGCATACACTTCGGGTTTTCTCCTGACGCCCTGACCGACAAGGCCCTTTCCTACCTTAATAAAGGCATCACTACAGAGGACATAAAAAACAGCATAAATATTTTCAGAAAAATAGACAGGATAAGGGTGGGTTATAATTTTTTCCTGATGCTGCCCGGAATGAACCTGATGGATGTTTTTAAAACAGCCTTTATGTTCTTCAAGGTGCCTATCCTCTTGTTCGGCAAAGGAGGCGCCGGACTGGGATGGATACGGATTGAACCGCATACTGAGATACACCGCAAAGCCGTTGAAGAAGGTCTTGTGCGGGAAGATAACGACTTGTTTCCGGAAAATGAAACTGAATTAAAAAACCTGTTTTACGCCAAACCCTTTTTTAAGCCTTTAGATTCATTTATTATATTTTTCATTAAATTCTTTGACTGGTATCTCAAACCTGCTTTAAAATTTTTAATTAAGGGTCCTGCCAGAAAGAAAAGATAA